The following coding sequences lie in one Arachis ipaensis cultivar K30076 chromosome B03, Araip1.1, whole genome shotgun sequence genomic window:
- the LOC107629948 gene encoding uncharacterized protein LOC107629948 isoform X2, with protein MMSGYVRRALSCRNFFMLWSSARQGFDTTHIIRSPINTQIFDNNRDLSVPAANFIIESRRSFAKGRRLKDEAGVSTIEVPPNVGPNIKASAMSQMEAAMAALSTELSKLRTGRASPGMLDHIIVETGGIKMPLNRIAVVSVMDPKTLSVNPYDPETLKQLENAIVSSPLGLNPKADGERLIAVIPPLTKEHMQAMTKLVAKSCEDARQSIRRARQKAMDAIKKLYSSLPKDDIKRLEKEVDDLTKKFIKNAEDTCKAKEKEISQG; from the exons ATGATGTCTGGATACGTTAGACGTGCGTTGTCCTGTAGGAACTTTTTTATGCTTTGGAGTTCTGCTCGTCAGGGTTTTGATACCACTCACATTATCAGATCACCAATTAACACTCAGATCTTTGATAACAATAGAGATTTATCCGTTCCAGCGGCTAATTTTATCATAGAAAGTCGCAGATCCTTTGCTAAAGGAAGGAGGTTAA AGGATGAAGCCGGTGTCAGTACCATTGAAGTTCCACCAAATGTTGGGCCTAATATCAAGGCAAGTGCTATGTCACAGATGGAGGCTGCAATGGCTGCGCTATCAACTGAACTAAGCAAACTACGAACTGGAAGGGCCTCTCCAG GAATGCTGGACCACATTATTGTAGAAACTGGCGGTATTAAGATGCCTTTGAATCGGATTGCTGTTGTTTCAGTCATGGATCCAAAAACATTATCTGTTAATCCCTATGATCCAGAG ACACTTAAACAATTAGAGAATGCCATTGTTTCATCACCATTGGGGTTAAATCCTAAAGCAGATGGTGAGAGATTAATTGCCGTTATCCCACC ATTGACCAAAGAGCACATGCAG GCCATGACTAAGTTGGTTGCTAAATCTTGTGAAGATGCTCGACAAAGTATTAGAAGAGCACGACAAAAG GCAATGGATGCAATTAAGAAATTGTATTCAAGCCTCCCAAAGGATGACATAAAAAGATTGGAGAAAGAG GTTGATGATTTGACCAAAAAATTTATCAAGAATGCAGAAGATACATGCAAGGCAAAGGAGAAAGAAATTAGTCAAGGTTGA
- the LOC107629948 gene encoding uncharacterized protein LOC107629948 isoform X3 — MPKENECIEELLSPVCIILLRILMKFFFHKKEDEAGVSTIEVPPNVGPNIKASAMSQMEAAMAALSTELSKLRTGRASPGMLDHIIVETGGIKMPLNRIAVVSVMDPKTLSVNPYDPETLKQLENAIVSSPLGLNPKADGERLIAVIPPLTKEHMQAMTKLVAKSCEDARQSIRRARQKAMDAIKKLYSSLPKDDIKRLEKEVDDLTKKFIKNAEDTCKAKEKEISQG, encoded by the exons ATGCCAAAGGAAAATGAGTGTATAGAGGAACTCTTATCCCCAGTTTGTATTATCCTTCTCCGCATCTTAATGAAATTCTTCTTTCATAAAAAAG AGGATGAAGCCGGTGTCAGTACCATTGAAGTTCCACCAAATGTTGGGCCTAATATCAAGGCAAGTGCTATGTCACAGATGGAGGCTGCAATGGCTGCGCTATCAACTGAACTAAGCAAACTACGAACTGGAAGGGCCTCTCCAG GAATGCTGGACCACATTATTGTAGAAACTGGCGGTATTAAGATGCCTTTGAATCGGATTGCTGTTGTTTCAGTCATGGATCCAAAAACATTATCTGTTAATCCCTATGATCCAGAG ACACTTAAACAATTAGAGAATGCCATTGTTTCATCACCATTGGGGTTAAATCCTAAAGCAGATGGTGAGAGATTAATTGCCGTTATCCCACC ATTGACCAAAGAGCACATGCAG GCCATGACTAAGTTGGTTGCTAAATCTTGTGAAGATGCTCGACAAAGTATTAGAAGAGCACGACAAAAG GCAATGGATGCAATTAAGAAATTGTATTCAAGCCTCCCAAAGGATGACATAAAAAGATTGGAGAAAGAG GTTGATGATTTGACCAAAAAATTTATCAAGAATGCAGAAGATACATGCAAGGCAAAGGAGAAAGAAATTAGTCAAGGTTGA
- the LOC107632692 gene encoding LOW QUALITY PROTEIN: putative zinc finger protein CONSTANS-LIKE 11 (The sequence of the model RefSeq protein was modified relative to this genomic sequence to represent the inferred CDS: deleted 1 base in 1 codon) yields MEFETLCECCGVARAIVYCKSDSARLCMDCDVSVHSANCLSMRHLRSLLCDRCNSEAAIVHCIEEKLSFCQGCCELNQNGCSILGHRLQSLNCYKGCPNFTDLPGLFSFVLDDYSCSSGLDHNGGGSGSIDTSLPRSESCNSKCLEQLVNTINNDGNFGFVNEKAMAYSGDQAIFLPNLPKLQECPNLNNLGIHDGDGLNMDNFQFNFENTDEIFDYSQIDTTYQLVNGGMDRELMGNNISATESNALFESTIEAGGSASEMYGINSNENCVLMPPSCNENSNLGFSKGSQLYSSMSLPLPNGESEIGATDYQDSGLSSMFPMGDLSMEPISKGTCQQAREKAKLRLNEKKKNLRFGKQIRYESRKARADSRKRVKGRFVKAGEAYDYDPKKTRSL; encoded by the exons ATGGAATTTGAAACACTATGTGAGTGCTGTGGGGTTGCAAGAGCCATTGTTTATTGCAAATCAGATTCTGCACGTTTGTGCATGGATTGTGATGTGTCCGTACACAGTGCAAATTGTTTATCTATGAGGCACCTTCGTTCTCTCTTATGTGACAGGTGCAATTCCGAAGCAGCAATTGTTCATTGCATTGAGGAAAAGTTGTCATTTTGCCAAGGTTGTTGTGAATTGAACCAAAATGGGTGTTCAATTTTGGGACACAGGCTTCAATCGTTGAATTGTTACAAAGGTTGTCCCAATTTCACTGATTTGCCTGGCTTATTCTCCTTTGTTCTCGATGATTATTCCTGTTCAAGTGGTTTGGACCATAATGGTGGCGGCAGCGGATCAATTGACACATCATTGCCTAGAAGTGAAAGCTGCAATAGCAAGTGTTTGGAGCAGCTTGTTAACACTATTAACAATGATGGCAATTTCGGTTTTGTTAATGAAAAGG CAATGGCATACTCTGGTGACCAAGCAATTTTCCTTCCAAACCTTCCGAAG CTGCAGGAATGTCCGAATTTGAACAATCTAGGAATCCATGATGGTGATGGTCTCAACATGGATAATTTTCAATTTAACTTTGAAAATACTGATGAAATATTTGACTATTCTCAAATTGACACAACATACCAACTTGTTAATGGAGGAATGGACCGTGAATTAATGGGAAATAACATATCAGCAACAGAATCTAATGCTCTTTTCGAGAGTACAATAGAG GCTGGTGGATCAGCTAGCGAGATGTATGGAATCAACAGCAATGAGAATTGTGTGCTTATGCCTCCTAGCTGCAATGAAAACAGCAATCTGGGATTCTCAAAGGGTAGTCAACTCTATTCAAGCATGTCACTTCCACTTCCTAACGGCGAGAGTGAAATCGGTGCTACAGATTATCAAGATTCTGGTTTGTCATCGATGTTCCCGATGGGTGATTTGTCTATGGAACCGATCTCAAAGGGTACATGCCAGCAAGCCCGGGAGAAAGCGAAATTGAGAttaaatgagaaaaagaaaaatctaag GTTTGGTAAGCAAATAAGATATGAATCTCGCAAAGCAAGGGCTGATTCGAGAAAACGTGTGAAAGGTAGATTTGTGAAAGCAGGCGAAGCATATGATTATGATCCTAAGAAGACAAGGAGCCTCTAA
- the LOC107632691 gene encoding uncharacterized protein LOC107632691: MAGAVIISETVSEVHLLSGDNYKEWKDKILFHLGCADLDYALRREEPPAPTDASSKAKVALYEWWEKSNRLNMLFIKSRISASIRGSIPDYMNVNDYMKAIDEQFESSSKALVNTLMAQLSSMRLTGVRGVREHIMRLRDIAA, from the coding sequence TTTGTTAAGTGGTGACAACTATAAAGAATGGAAAGATAAGATTCTCTTTCACTTAGGATGTGCAGACCTTGACTATGCTCTTCGTAGGGAAGAGCCTCCGGCACCTACTGATGCTAGTTCTAAAGCCAAGGTAGCATTATACGAATGGTGGGAGAAATCCAACCGTTTAAATATGCTGTTCATTAAGTCTCGTATCTCAGCTAGTATCCGAGGTTCAATTCCTGATTACATGAATGTCAATGATTACATGAAGGCTATTGATGAACAATTTGAATCTTCTAGTAAGGCACTTGTAAACACCCTAATGGCGCAATTGTCATCCATGAGGCTTACCGGCGTAAGAGGTGTGCGTGAACACATCATGAGGTTGAGAGATATTGCAGCATAA